One Tachysurus fulvidraco isolate hzauxx_2018 chromosome 2, HZAU_PFXX_2.0, whole genome shotgun sequence DNA segment encodes these proteins:
- the ptbp1b gene encoding polypyrimidine tract-binding protein 1b isoform X1 codes for MDGRLETDLYPMGSAYAELDVVHDIAVGTKRGSDELFSCVPNGPYIMSSAANGNDSKKFKGDIRSPGVPSRVIHVRKLPSDINEAEVISLGLPFGKVTNLLMLKGKNQAFLEMNTEEAAQTMVSYYSSVTPVIRNHPIFMQYSNHKELKTDNSPNQVRAQAALQAVNAVQTGGMSLGGVEAGSGPSPVLRVVVENLFYPVTLDVLHQIFSKFGTVLKVITFTKNNQFQALLQFSDGLTAQHAKLALDGQNIYNACCTLRISFSKLTSLNVKYNNDKSRDYTRPDLPSGDGQPALEHHPMTAAFATPGIISAGPFAGAHAFPPAFTIQQAAGLTMPGVHGALASLAIPGAAAAAAAGRLGFPSLPSGHCVMLVSNLNPERVTPQCLFILFGVYGDVIRVKIMFNKKENALIQMSDGTQAQLAMSHLNGQKLYGRALRITLSKHTNVQLPREGHEDQGLTKDYSNSPLHRFKKPGSKNYSNIFPPSSTLHLSNIPPSVVEEDLKMLFASSGAVVKNFKFFQKDRKMALIQMGSVEEAIESLIEFHNHDLGENHHLRVSFSKSTI; via the exons ATGGACGG CCGCCTAGAGACTGACTTGTATCCTATGGGATCGGCTTATGCAGAATTAGA cgttgtccatgatattgcaGTTGGAACAAAG AGAGGATCTGACGAACTTTTCTCCTGTGTTCCTAACGGCCCATATATCATGAGTTCAGCAG CTAATGGCAATGACAGCAAGAAGTTCAAAGGTGATATCAGGAGTCCTGGTGTACCGTCTCGTGTCATACATGTACGCAAGCTCCCCAGTGATATCAATGAAGCTGAGGTCATTTCTTTAGGCCTTCCTTTTGGAAAAGTCACCAACCTGCTCATGCTGAAAGGAAAGAATCAG GCTTTTCTTGAGATGAATACAGAGGAGGCAGCCCAGACCATGGTCAGCTATTACTCTTCAGTCACACCAGTCATTAGGAATCATCCCATCTTTATGCAGTACTCCAACCACAAGGAGCTGAAAACGGACAACTCACCAAACCAAGTG AGAGCACAGGCAGCGCTGCAGGCTGTGAATGCAGTCCAGACAGGTGGCATGTCGTTAGGTGGTGTAGAAGCAGGCAGTGGCCCTAGCCCCGTCCTCAGGGTGGTGGTGGAGAACCTCTTCTACCCAGTCACTCTGGATGTTCTGCACCAG ATCTTTTCCAAGTTTGGCACGGTTTTGAAAGTTATTACTTTTACAAAGAATAACCAATTCCAAGCACTTCTGCAGTTTTCTGATGGTCTTACTGCTCAGCATGCAAAGCTG GCTCTGGATGGACAGAATATCTACAATGCATGCTGCACTCTGCGCATCAGTTTTTCCAAACTCACCAGTTTGAATGTTAAGTACAACAACGACAAGAGTCGGGACTACACTCGTCCTGACCTGCCTTCGGGAGATGGCCAGCCCGCTCTTGAACACCATCCGATGACCGCTGCATTTG CTACCCCTGGGATAATTTCTGCTGGTCCGTTTGCTGGTGCCCATGCCTTCCCCCCAGCTTTTACCATTCAGCAGGCTGCAG GCTTGACCATGCCAGGGGTTCATGGAGCCTTGGCCTCTTTGGCCATTCCTGGTGCAGCAGCAGCCGCTGCAGCAGGCAGACTGGGTTTCCCTTCTCTTCCTTCAGGCCACTGTGTCATGCTGGTCAGCAACCTGAATCCTGAG AGAGTTACGCCCCAATGCCTCTTTATTCTTTTCG GTGTATATGGTGATGTGATCAGAGTAAAGATTATGTTCAACAAAAAGGAgaatgcccttatccagatgTCTGATGGCACTCAGGCTCAGCTAG CTATGAGCCATTTGAATGGACAGAAGCTGTATGGACGGGCGCTGCGCATCACTTTATCCAAGCACACAAATGTTCAGCTGCCACGTGAGGGACACGAGGATCAGGGCCTCACTAAGGATTACAGTAACTCTCCTCTCCACCGTTTTAAGAAGCCTGGCTCCAAAAACTACTCAAACATCTTCCCACCCTCCTCAACACTGCACCTCTCCAATATCCC ccCATCTGTTGTTGAGGAGGATCTAAAGATGCTTTTTGCTAGCTCTGGTGCTGTGGTCAAGAACTTCAAGTTTTTTCA GAAAGATCGCAAGATGGCTCTGATTCAAATGGGCTCTGTGGAAGAAGCGATCGAGTCCCTTATCGAGTTCCACAATCATGATCTTGGTGAAAACCACCATCTTCGAGTGTCCTTCTCCAAGTCAACTATTTGA
- the ptbp1b gene encoding polypyrimidine tract-binding protein 1b isoform X2 — protein sequence MGSAYAELDVVHDIAVGTKRGSDELFSCVPNGPYIMSSAANGNDSKKFKGDIRSPGVPSRVIHVRKLPSDINEAEVISLGLPFGKVTNLLMLKGKNQAFLEMNTEEAAQTMVSYYSSVTPVIRNHPIFMQYSNHKELKTDNSPNQVRAQAALQAVNAVQTGGMSLGGVEAGSGPSPVLRVVVENLFYPVTLDVLHQIFSKFGTVLKVITFTKNNQFQALLQFSDGLTAQHAKLALDGQNIYNACCTLRISFSKLTSLNVKYNNDKSRDYTRPDLPSGDGQPALEHHPMTAAFATPGIISAGPFAGAHAFPPAFTIQQAAGLTMPGVHGALASLAIPGAAAAAAAGRLGFPSLPSGHCVMLVSNLNPERVTPQCLFILFGVYGDVIRVKIMFNKKENALIQMSDGTQAQLAMSHLNGQKLYGRALRITLSKHTNVQLPREGHEDQGLTKDYSNSPLHRFKKPGSKNYSNIFPPSSTLHLSNIPPSVVEEDLKMLFASSGAVVKNFKFFQKDRKMALIQMGSVEEAIESLIEFHNHDLGENHHLRVSFSKSTI from the exons ATGGGATCGGCTTATGCAGAATTAGA cgttgtccatgatattgcaGTTGGAACAAAG AGAGGATCTGACGAACTTTTCTCCTGTGTTCCTAACGGCCCATATATCATGAGTTCAGCAG CTAATGGCAATGACAGCAAGAAGTTCAAAGGTGATATCAGGAGTCCTGGTGTACCGTCTCGTGTCATACATGTACGCAAGCTCCCCAGTGATATCAATGAAGCTGAGGTCATTTCTTTAGGCCTTCCTTTTGGAAAAGTCACCAACCTGCTCATGCTGAAAGGAAAGAATCAG GCTTTTCTTGAGATGAATACAGAGGAGGCAGCCCAGACCATGGTCAGCTATTACTCTTCAGTCACACCAGTCATTAGGAATCATCCCATCTTTATGCAGTACTCCAACCACAAGGAGCTGAAAACGGACAACTCACCAAACCAAGTG AGAGCACAGGCAGCGCTGCAGGCTGTGAATGCAGTCCAGACAGGTGGCATGTCGTTAGGTGGTGTAGAAGCAGGCAGTGGCCCTAGCCCCGTCCTCAGGGTGGTGGTGGAGAACCTCTTCTACCCAGTCACTCTGGATGTTCTGCACCAG ATCTTTTCCAAGTTTGGCACGGTTTTGAAAGTTATTACTTTTACAAAGAATAACCAATTCCAAGCACTTCTGCAGTTTTCTGATGGTCTTACTGCTCAGCATGCAAAGCTG GCTCTGGATGGACAGAATATCTACAATGCATGCTGCACTCTGCGCATCAGTTTTTCCAAACTCACCAGTTTGAATGTTAAGTACAACAACGACAAGAGTCGGGACTACACTCGTCCTGACCTGCCTTCGGGAGATGGCCAGCCCGCTCTTGAACACCATCCGATGACCGCTGCATTTG CTACCCCTGGGATAATTTCTGCTGGTCCGTTTGCTGGTGCCCATGCCTTCCCCCCAGCTTTTACCATTCAGCAGGCTGCAG GCTTGACCATGCCAGGGGTTCATGGAGCCTTGGCCTCTTTGGCCATTCCTGGTGCAGCAGCAGCCGCTGCAGCAGGCAGACTGGGTTTCCCTTCTCTTCCTTCAGGCCACTGTGTCATGCTGGTCAGCAACCTGAATCCTGAG AGAGTTACGCCCCAATGCCTCTTTATTCTTTTCG GTGTATATGGTGATGTGATCAGAGTAAAGATTATGTTCAACAAAAAGGAgaatgcccttatccagatgTCTGATGGCACTCAGGCTCAGCTAG CTATGAGCCATTTGAATGGACAGAAGCTGTATGGACGGGCGCTGCGCATCACTTTATCCAAGCACACAAATGTTCAGCTGCCACGTGAGGGACACGAGGATCAGGGCCTCACTAAGGATTACAGTAACTCTCCTCTCCACCGTTTTAAGAAGCCTGGCTCCAAAAACTACTCAAACATCTTCCCACCCTCCTCAACACTGCACCTCTCCAATATCCC ccCATCTGTTGTTGAGGAGGATCTAAAGATGCTTTTTGCTAGCTCTGGTGCTGTGGTCAAGAACTTCAAGTTTTTTCA GAAAGATCGCAAGATGGCTCTGATTCAAATGGGCTCTGTGGAAGAAGCGATCGAGTCCCTTATCGAGTTCCACAATCATGATCTTGGTGAAAACCACCATCTTCGAGTGTCCTTCTCCAAGTCAACTATTTGA
- the fam174c gene encoding protein FAM174C isoform X2, with protein MYVHFSEKRAAMVGVALSLAYCLLAFCSVECLDSSKDSVEHVNITVNVTTQEPAITKNTANHTLNSLNLDGSMIQRALYVLIGITIIGVLYFLVRAVRLKKSSTTRKKYGLLANYDDTVEMAQLESDEDDNTVYEAKSLRR; from the exons ATGTACGTACATTTTAGTGAGAAGAGAGCCGCAATGGTAGGCGTAGCTTTGTCCTTGGCTTATTGTTTACTGGCTTTTTGCTCGGTTGAATGTCTCGATTCTAGCAAAGATTCGGTTGAACATGTAAACATCACAGTTAACGTCACTACTCAGGAGCCTGCAATCACTAAAAACACAGCAAATCATACTTTAAACAGTCTGAATTTGGACGGCTCTATGATTCAGAGGGCTTTGTACGTGCTTATCGGCATCACCATTATAGGAGTGCTTTATTTCCTTGTTCGTGCAGTCCG TCTGAAGAAATCTTCTACAACACGAAAAAAATATGGACTTCTGGCAAACTATGATGACACGGTGGAGATGGCACAGCTGGAAAGTGATGAAGATGACAACACTGTGTATGAAGCCAAATCACtgagaag ATGA
- the fam174c gene encoding protein FAM174C isoform X1: MYVHFSEKRAAMVGVALSLAYCLLAFCSVECLDSSKDSVEHVNITVNVTTQEPAITKNTANHTLNSLNLDGSMIQRALYVLIGITIIGVLYFLVRAVRLKKSSTTRKKYGLLANYDDTVEMAQLESDEDDNTVYEAKSLRSNKVERTKK; encoded by the exons ATGTACGTACATTTTAGTGAGAAGAGAGCCGCAATGGTAGGCGTAGCTTTGTCCTTGGCTTATTGTTTACTGGCTTTTTGCTCGGTTGAATGTCTCGATTCTAGCAAAGATTCGGTTGAACATGTAAACATCACAGTTAACGTCACTACTCAGGAGCCTGCAATCACTAAAAACACAGCAAATCATACTTTAAACAGTCTGAATTTGGACGGCTCTATGATTCAGAGGGCTTTGTACGTGCTTATCGGCATCACCATTATAGGAGTGCTTTATTTCCTTGTTCGTGCAGTCCG TCTGAAGAAATCTTCTACAACACGAAAAAAATATGGACTTCTGGCAAACTATGATGACACGGTGGAGATGGCACAGCTGGAAAGTGATGAAGATGACAACACTGTGTATGAAGCCAAATCACtgagaag CAATAAAGTGGAACGGAccaaaaaatga